From a region of the Nothobranchius furzeri strain GRZ-AD chromosome 12, NfurGRZ-RIMD1, whole genome shotgun sequence genome:
- the LOC139061577 gene encoding uncharacterized protein, whose product MKMKRDLLNIYSEEGMKGAERAEPMMEKTYVILRQYLNKMPAAAMSDIKEEWPFLFSQKSLFSHFALLTDINVLQKVQVAISQRGQTILDYCSTLDHPKINEVLVNYAQDSDKAASILLVLMLYFKEPKECLVLEVDPCATAVDISSAELPTTPFLIIQGDMMKPSGWLISIEGQVMMGPHPFFLHGVAALLSCYYVFNIEYPATGSLTLEFIQRCFLGINPERGSKTKKRTAINPRVSTFFRKLIDFEWTS is encoded by the exons atgaagatgaagagggaTCTACTGAACATCTACTCAG AGGAAGGAATGAAAGGGGCGGAGAGAGCAGAACCAATGATGGAAAAGACATATGTCATCCTCCGGCAATACCTTAACAAAATGCCTGCTGCAGCAATGTCTGACATCAAAGAGGAGTGGCCCTTTCTCTTCTCTCAGAAAAGCCTATTCTCACATTTTGCTCTTTTGACGGACATCAACGTCCTTCAGAAAGTACAGGTGGCAATAAGTCAACGAGGACAGACCATCCTGGATTACTGTTCAACACTGGACCATCCCAAGATCAATGAAGTTCTGGTCAACTACGCTCAAGACTCTGATAAGGCTGCCTCCATCCTGCTGGTCCTAATGTTGTACTTCAAAGAGCCAAAAGAATGTTTGGTGCTTGAAGTTGAT CCATGTGCCACTGCCGTGGACATAAGTTCTGCAGAACTTCCCACCACCCCCTTCTTGATCATTCAAG GTGACATGATGAAGCCCTCTGGATGGCTGATATCCATCGAGGGACAGGTCATGATGGGCCCACACCCGTTCTTTTTACATGGTGTAGCTGCATTGTTGAGCTGCTATTACGTCTTCAACATCGAGTATCCTGCCACTGGATCGTTAACACTGGAGTTCATTCAAAG GTGCTTCCTGGGAATCAACCCTGAGAGAGGGTCAAAGACCAAGAAGCGAACAGCAATCAACCCTCGTGTGAGCACTTTTTTTAGGAAGCTCATTGATTTTGAGTGGACATCATAG